A single window of Agromyces aureus DNA harbors:
- a CDS encoding LacI family DNA-binding transcriptional regulator, which translates to MSISDEPEAGRTAGANADALVSHEPRSRARPTMRHVATLAGVGVKTVSRVINGEPNVSAATSAKVLAAARSLDYQPDLHAGNLRRADGRTRTLGLLVGSVDNPFAGAVHRAVEDAALDHGVSVFASSLDDDPEREQAAVAAFLRRRVDGLILTTVSESQSYLAPEVRRGTPVVFVDREPAGIASDAVVSDNTDGAALATRHLLAHGHRRLAYLGDRSDIRTAQERRRGFLDELGRAGIATGDVPVIEGIHDEETARLATLALFDTDEPPTAIFGAQNLVTIGVIRALRELGRHRDTALIGFDDVPLGDLLDPGVTVIAQDPHTIGRLAAERVFARLDGDESPAARVVVPTVLIERGSGELPPRTAHR; encoded by the coding sequence ATGTCAATCTCAGATGAGCCCGAGGCCGGTCGCACCGCAGGTGCGAACGCCGATGCGCTCGTCTCCCACGAGCCGCGTTCACGGGCTCGGCCCACCATGCGCCACGTCGCGACCCTCGCCGGCGTCGGCGTGAAGACCGTCTCCCGCGTCATCAACGGCGAGCCCAACGTGTCGGCGGCCACGAGCGCCAAGGTGCTCGCGGCGGCCCGATCGCTCGACTACCAGCCCGACCTGCACGCCGGAAACCTGCGTCGCGCCGACGGGCGCACGCGCACCCTCGGGCTGCTCGTCGGCAGCGTCGACAACCCCTTCGCCGGCGCGGTGCACCGAGCCGTCGAAGACGCGGCACTCGACCACGGCGTGTCCGTGTTCGCCTCGAGCCTCGACGACGACCCCGAACGCGAGCAGGCCGCGGTCGCGGCGTTCCTCCGGCGCCGCGTCGACGGGCTCATCCTCACGACGGTCTCCGAGAGCCAGTCGTACCTGGCCCCCGAGGTCCGGCGCGGCACCCCCGTCGTCTTCGTCGACCGCGAGCCGGCTGGCATCGCCTCCGACGCCGTCGTCAGCGACAACACCGACGGCGCCGCACTCGCCACCCGGCACCTGCTGGCGCACGGACACCGCCGCCTCGCCTACCTCGGCGACCGCAGCGACATCCGCACCGCTCAGGAACGTCGACGCGGGTTCCTCGACGAACTCGGCCGGGCCGGCATCGCGACCGGCGACGTGCCCGTCATCGAGGGCATCCACGACGAAGAGACGGCCAGGCTCGCGACCCTCGCCCTCTTCGACACCGACGAGCCGCCCACGGCCATCTTCGGCGCTCAGAACCTCGTGACGATCGGCGTGATCCGCGCGTTGCGAGAGCTCGGGCGCCATCGTGACACCGCCCTCATCGGCTTCGACGACGTGCCGCTCGGCGACCTCCTCGACCCCGGGGTGACGGTCATCGCGCAGGACCCGCACACGATCGGACGCCTCGCCGCCGAGCGCGTCTTCGCCCGCCTCGACGGCGACGAGTCTCCCGCAGCGCGCGTGGTCGTGCCGACGGTGCTCATCGAGCGCGGCAGCGGCGAGTTGCCTCCGCGGACGGCGCACCGATGA
- a CDS encoding substrate-binding domain-containing protein, translating into MNHAASGTIRRRLVLIGSLTAAAALALTGCGASGGDAAGGASSDDAIGVSLIVKTTTNPFFVAMQDGAKAAADKLGVELTLAAGKEDGDEDTQIQAVENAISKGDAGILITPNGPGVEDALVKARDAGLYVIALDTPPSDPDAVDITFATDNFQAGQEIGKWTAAKLDGEKATIAMIDLFDDKIVSVDVQRDQGFLDGLGIDTADDSANGDEASTGSYSGGDYEIVGNEASQGAEDGGRTAAETLLSKNPDINVVYTINEPAAFGAYEAFKAAGKTDDLIVVSIDGGCAGVDAVKDGTIGATSQQYPVKMAELGVQAIFDLVETGTTPEVSDGLEFFNTGVALVTDDPQDGLESIDTAEAGDICWG; encoded by the coding sequence ATGAATCACGCAGCATCCGGCACCATCCGCCGACGACTCGTCCTGATCGGTTCGCTCACCGCAGCGGCCGCACTCGCCCTGACCGGCTGCGGGGCGTCGGGCGGCGATGCGGCAGGCGGTGCGAGCAGCGACGACGCGATCGGCGTCTCGCTGATCGTGAAGACCACGACGAACCCGTTCTTCGTCGCCATGCAGGACGGCGCGAAGGCCGCCGCCGACAAGCTCGGCGTCGAGCTCACCCTCGCGGCGGGCAAGGAGGACGGCGACGAGGACACGCAGATCCAGGCCGTCGAGAACGCGATCTCGAAGGGCGACGCGGGCATCCTGATCACGCCGAACGGCCCCGGAGTCGAAGACGCGCTGGTCAAGGCTCGCGACGCCGGCCTCTACGTCATCGCGCTCGACACGCCGCCGTCTGACCCCGATGCGGTCGACATCACGTTCGCGACCGACAACTTCCAGGCCGGTCAGGAGATCGGCAAGTGGACCGCCGCCAAGCTCGATGGCGAGAAGGCCACCATCGCGATGATCGATCTCTTCGACGACAAGATCGTCTCGGTCGATGTGCAGCGCGACCAGGGATTCCTCGACGGCCTCGGCATCGACACCGCCGACGACTCGGCGAACGGCGATGAGGCATCGACCGGCAGCTACAGCGGCGGCGACTACGAGATCGTCGGCAACGAGGCCTCGCAGGGAGCTGAAGACGGCGGCCGCACCGCGGCCGAGACCCTGCTCTCGAAGAACCCCGACATCAACGTCGTGTACACGATCAACGAGCCGGCCGCGTTCGGCGCCTACGAGGCCTTCAAGGCCGCCGGCAAGACCGACGACCTCATCGTCGTCTCGATCGACGGCGGTTGCGCCGGCGTCGACGCCGTCAAGGACGGCACGATCGGCGCGACCAGCCAGCAGTACCCCGTGAAGATGGCCGAGCTCGGCGTGCAGGCCATCTTCGACCTCGTCGAGACCGGCACGACCCCCGAGGTCAGCGACGGCCTCGAGTTCTTCAACACGGGTGTCGCACTCGTGACCGACGACCCGCAGGACGGCCTCGAATCCATCGACACGGCCGAGGCGGGCGACATCTGCTGGGGCTGA
- a CDS encoding ABC transporter permease produces the protein MAEEFLDRTTPLSRIRNTLHRYPAISPAIVLALSIIVFGILNERFLAPANLSLITQQVAVVGTLAVAQTLIILTAGIDLSVGAVMVLSSMVMAQTSVQLGLPGWLALILGLIVGLAAGAFNGFLVTRLKLPPFIVTLGTLSIFVALTLLYSGGSTVRGAEMPELLTSMGATFNIGGVNFTVGVLMMLLLYVVVALILAKTAWGRHVYAVGDDPEAARLAGISVNRVLMSVYLAAGAILALGAWIQIGRTNAASPNAGAELNLDSITAVVIGGTSLFGGRGTVWGTLLGALIVGVFRNGLSLAGLDVLWQTFAVGVLIIVAVSVDQWIRKVRK, from the coding sequence CTGGCCGAGGAGTTCCTCGACCGCACCACCCCGCTCAGCCGCATCCGGAACACGCTGCACCGATACCCGGCGATCAGCCCGGCGATCGTGCTGGCGCTCTCGATCATCGTCTTCGGCATTCTCAACGAGCGCTTCCTCGCCCCGGCGAACCTCTCGCTGATCACGCAGCAGGTCGCCGTGGTCGGAACACTCGCCGTCGCGCAGACCCTCATCATCCTCACCGCCGGTATCGACCTCTCGGTCGGCGCGGTCATGGTGCTGAGCTCGATGGTGATGGCGCAGACGAGCGTGCAGCTCGGTCTCCCTGGGTGGCTCGCGCTCATCCTGGGACTCATCGTCGGACTCGCGGCCGGCGCGTTCAACGGCTTCCTCGTCACCCGTCTGAAGCTGCCGCCGTTCATCGTGACCCTCGGCACGCTCAGCATCTTCGTCGCGCTCACCCTGCTGTACTCGGGCGGTTCCACCGTCCGCGGTGCGGAGATGCCTGAACTGCTCACCTCGATGGGCGCCACCTTCAACATCGGCGGCGTGAACTTCACCGTCGGCGTGCTGATGATGCTGCTGCTCTACGTGGTGGTCGCCCTGATCCTCGCCAAGACGGCCTGGGGCCGGCACGTCTACGCGGTCGGCGACGACCCCGAGGCCGCGCGCCTCGCCGGCATCAGCGTCAACCGGGTGCTCATGAGCGTCTACCTCGCGGCGGGCGCGATCCTCGCCCTCGGCGCGTGGATCCAGATCGGTCGCACGAACGCCGCGTCGCCCAACGCGGGCGCAGAACTCAACCTCGACTCGATCACCGCCGTCGTCATCGGCGGAACGAGCCTCTTCGGCGGTCGCGGCACCGTCTGGGGCACCCTCCTCGGCGCGCTGATCGTCGGCGTGTTCCGCAACGGCCTGTCGCTTGCCGGGCTCGACGTGCTCTGGCAGACCTTCGCCGTCGGCGTGCTCATCATCGTCGCCGTCTCGGTCGACCAGTGGATTCGAAAGGTACGCAAATGA
- a CDS encoding ATP-binding cassette domain-containing protein: protein MTTATDAAGQAPAAGPAETRTPILRARRLVKTFGRVVGLDGVSLELYPGEVLAIIGDNGAGKSTLIKCLTGAEIPDEGEIFLDENPVHFKRPQDARAAGIETVYQNLAVSPALDVAANLFLGREVRKRGILGSVFRVVDQKGMREKARNELTALGISTLQDVTVPVENLSGGQRQAVAVARAAAFGSKVVVLDEPTAALGVRESNQVLELIRNLRDRGIPVILISHNMPHVFDVADRIHIQRLGKRAATITPQTHSMTDAVAIMTGAATA from the coding sequence ATGACCACCGCAACGGATGCCGCGGGCCAGGCGCCCGCCGCCGGCCCGGCAGAGACCCGCACCCCGATCCTGCGCGCACGCCGACTCGTCAAGACGTTCGGCCGGGTCGTCGGCCTCGACGGGGTGAGCCTCGAGCTCTACCCAGGCGAGGTGCTCGCGATCATCGGCGACAACGGCGCCGGCAAGTCGACGCTCATCAAGTGCCTCACGGGCGCCGAGATTCCCGACGAGGGCGAGATCTTCCTCGACGAGAATCCGGTGCACTTCAAGCGCCCGCAGGACGCCCGGGCGGCCGGCATCGAGACGGTCTACCAGAACCTCGCGGTCTCGCCCGCGCTCGACGTGGCCGCGAACCTGTTCCTCGGTCGCGAGGTGCGCAAGCGCGGCATCCTCGGCTCGGTGTTCCGCGTCGTCGACCAGAAGGGCATGCGCGAGAAGGCCCGCAACGAGCTGACGGCGCTCGGCATCTCGACCCTGCAGGACGTCACGGTGCCGGTCGAGAACCTCTCGGGTGGGCAACGCCAGGCGGTCGCGGTCGCCCGGGCGGCGGCGTTCGGGTCGAAGGTCGTCGTGCTCGATGAGCCGACCGCCGCGCTCGGCGTGCGGGAGTCGAACCAGGTGCTCGAGCTCATCAGGAACCTGCGCGATCGGGGCATCCCGGTCATCCTCATCTCGCACAACATGCCGCACGTGTTCGACGTGGCCGATCGCATCCACATCCAGCGCCTCGGCAAGCGTGCGGCGACCATCACGCCGCAGACGCACTCGATGACCGATGCCGTCGCCATCATGACCGGAGCCGCCACTGCGTGA
- a CDS encoding family 43 glycosylhydrolase: MNQRGFYQPNGAWIGDLIPWQEGGVFHLFYLHETRRTPKEGMPWRRVTTRNLVDFTEAGEAISSGGPEADDFNVYTGSIVLAADGTHHAFYTGQNPTKTGDDGLALQLVMHATSVDGMNLWQRHPSHTFGATAGYETADWRDPFVFWDDEAQLWRMLITARHTDGPARRRGVIAQCTSTDLTTWEAAAPFWDPCRYIAHECPEVFRIGDWWYLVSSEFSDAFTTRYRMSRNLQGPWIAPEFDSIDGRAFYAAKSAERDGRRLFFGWIASREGAQDDGAWQWAGTMSVLEAEQRADGTLAFHPADELRETFSEAAFVRPGDAIASGTLLSAPDGYRDILTAEDAPSSFRLRARLDIAKGTTEAGVLLRASADGDEGYVLRLEPKRGRLVFDRWPRRSTGTEQWQISGDVPFAVELERPCRLEPGEHELEVIVDGDLCVATVDNATVLSTRLYDRPSGRVGIFVGEGTATVAEFSVFARDEPEPEASVVEAASLDAADDLVTATT, translated from the coding sequence ATGAACCAACGAGGGTTTTACCAGCCGAACGGCGCCTGGATCGGCGACCTGATCCCGTGGCAGGAAGGCGGGGTGTTCCACCTCTTCTACCTGCACGAGACGCGTCGCACGCCGAAGGAGGGCATGCCGTGGCGGCGGGTCACCACTCGCAACCTGGTCGACTTCACCGAGGCCGGCGAGGCCATCTCGTCGGGCGGCCCCGAGGCCGACGACTTCAACGTCTACACGGGCAGCATCGTGCTCGCGGCCGATGGCACGCACCACGCCTTCTACACCGGCCAGAACCCGACGAAGACCGGCGACGACGGGCTCGCGCTGCAGCTGGTCATGCACGCGACCAGCGTCGACGGCATGAACTTGTGGCAGCGGCATCCGTCGCACACCTTCGGGGCGACCGCCGGCTACGAGACGGCCGACTGGCGCGACCCGTTCGTCTTCTGGGACGACGAGGCGCAGCTCTGGCGCATGCTCATCACAGCCCGCCACACCGACGGCCCCGCCCGGCGCCGCGGCGTCATCGCGCAGTGCACCTCGACCGACCTCACGACGTGGGAGGCCGCGGCGCCGTTCTGGGACCCGTGCCGCTACATCGCACACGAGTGCCCCGAGGTCTTCCGCATCGGCGACTGGTGGTACCTCGTCTCGTCGGAGTTCAGCGATGCCTTCACGACCAGGTACCGGATGTCGCGCAACCTGCAGGGCCCCTGGATCGCGCCCGAGTTCGACTCGATCGACGGCCGCGCCTTCTACGCCGCGAAGTCGGCCGAGCGCGACGGACGGCGGCTGTTCTTCGGCTGGATCGCCTCCCGTGAGGGCGCGCAGGACGACGGCGCCTGGCAGTGGGCCGGCACGATGTCGGTGCTCGAGGCCGAGCAGCGCGCCGACGGCACGCTCGCCTTCCACCCTGCCGACGAACTCCGCGAGACCTTCTCTGAGGCCGCCTTCGTGCGGCCCGGCGACGCGATCGCGAGCGGCACCCTGCTCTCCGCACCCGACGGGTACCGCGACATCCTGACCGCCGAAGACGCCCCGTCGTCCTTCCGGCTCCGTGCCCGCCTCGACATCGCCAAGGGCACGACCGAGGCCGGCGTGCTGCTGCGGGCGAGCGCCGACGGCGACGAGGGATACGTGCTCCGGCTCGAGCCCAAGCGCGGGCGCCTCGTCTTCGATCGCTGGCCGCGCCGGTCGACCGGCACCGAGCAGTGGCAGATCTCGGGCGACGTGCCCTTCGCCGTCGAGCTCGAACGTCCATGCCGACTCGAACCCGGCGAGCACGAGCTCGAGGTGATCGTCGATGGCGACCTCTGCGTCGCCACCGTCGACAACGCGACCGTGCTCAGCACCAGACTCTACGACCGACCGAGCGGCCGGGTCGGCATCTTCGTCGGCGAGGGCACCGCAACGGTCGCCGAGTTCTCGGTGTTCGCCCGCGATGAGCCCGAGCCCGAGGCATCCGTCGTCGAAGCAGCATCGCTCGACGCCGCCGACGACCTCGTCACCGCCACGACCTAG
- a CDS encoding ABC transporter substrate-binding protein: protein MTTTKRRRAFLAAAATAAAAALALSGCAGAASSADPTDVDPKGDLVPREISWLLSRPADGGVITAMEQIADEYADEHPGFSLNLITTPDRPSYIQKYETLAAAKKLPELFDTDATPFAQKLAGQGQMVDVDLLLDDLGLSDEYREAALNYQRFDDGSLYMVPFEFQLEFFWYNKALLADAGVEVPATLDDFPAMCEALRENGITPIALDGQDQWPLERYMAYYPFRLAGPEYVQQLKNGDASFADPAGKAAAEWLSELGQAGCFQEGFSSTGYADAQALFTSGKAAVYNIGTWELGNLATDALDPAVRDDVDYFTLPTIDGAVTNDNEFVTPSGIGMAVNAQTYDPLVRDFLAFALDRYPEVYAATGALSPTTNVETTIPDNATDLYSRAVEQANDVGPKIAMPWDTQLDPATNTRLQQELTLLVQGDITPDEFIETMDAALAENVNG from the coding sequence ATGACCACCACGAAGCGCAGACGAGCGTTCCTCGCCGCTGCCGCCACCGCAGCCGCAGCAGCCCTCGCGCTCTCGGGTTGCGCGGGCGCGGCGAGCAGCGCCGACCCGACCGACGTCGACCCGAAGGGCGACCTCGTGCCCCGCGAGATCTCGTGGCTGCTCTCGCGGCCGGCCGACGGCGGCGTGATCACGGCGATGGAGCAGATCGCCGACGAGTACGCCGACGAGCACCCGGGCTTCTCGCTCAACCTCATCACGACGCCCGACCGCCCCTCCTACATCCAGAAGTACGAGACGCTCGCGGCCGCGAAGAAGCTGCCCGAGCTGTTCGACACGGATGCCACGCCCTTCGCGCAGAAGCTCGCGGGCCAGGGACAGATGGTCGACGTCGACCTCCTGCTCGACGACCTCGGCCTCTCCGACGAGTACCGCGAGGCGGCCCTCAACTACCAGCGCTTCGACGACGGTTCCCTCTACATGGTGCCGTTCGAGTTCCAGCTCGAGTTCTTCTGGTACAACAAGGCCCTGCTCGCCGACGCGGGCGTCGAGGTGCCGGCCACGCTCGACGACTTCCCGGCGATGTGCGAGGCGCTCCGCGAGAACGGCATCACGCCCATCGCCCTCGACGGGCAGGACCAGTGGCCGCTCGAGCGGTACATGGCCTACTACCCGTTCCGGCTGGCCGGACCCGAGTACGTGCAGCAGCTGAAGAACGGCGACGCCTCGTTCGCCGACCCTGCGGGCAAGGCTGCCGCCGAGTGGCTGTCCGAGCTTGGACAGGCCGGATGCTTCCAGGAAGGCTTCTCGTCGACGGGCTACGCCGACGCGCAGGCGCTCTTCACCTCGGGCAAGGCCGCCGTGTACAACATCGGCACGTGGGAGCTCGGCAACCTCGCGACCGATGCGCTCGACCCCGCCGTGCGCGACGACGTCGACTACTTCACGCTGCCGACCATCGACGGCGCGGTGACGAACGACAATGAGTTCGTGACGCCGTCGGGCATCGGCATGGCCGTGAACGCGCAGACGTACGACCCGCTCGTGCGCGACTTCCTCGCGTTCGCGCTCGATCGCTACCCCGAGGTCTACGCGGCCACCGGCGCGCTCTCGCCGACCACCAACGTCGAGACCACGATCCCCGACAACGCGACCGACCTGTACTCCCGCGCCGTCGAGCAGGCGAACGACGTCGGCCCGAAGATCGCGATGCCGTGGGACACGCAGCTCGACCCGGCGACCAACACCCGCCTCCAGCAGGAGCTGACGCTCCTGGTGCAGGGCGACATCACACCCGACGAGTTCATCGAGACGATGGATGCCGCCCTCGCGGAGAACGTCAATGGCTGA
- a CDS encoding carbohydrate ABC transporter permease: MLPRRSKLSVLVFLVPPLLLYGVAVLLPIVQSLFLSVFRWDGITDMVFVGFDNYAKMLTRDDVFWTAFGNALGYLAICLVLQLGGALIVAGLLTALPRARELVKTVYLLPAIISTVAIAFLFQRIYSLEPVGLLNQILAWVGLENLQNAWLSDVDTVLAAVSIPEGWRFTGLYMLIIYAALIAVPRELEEAARLDGASWWQVFWRIRFPYIRPVWITTTIMATTFALRGFDIPYLLTNGGPGQSSELLTTYMYKTAFVHTDYGYASAISVFIVVECLIAVGLIFLLLRRRDDS, translated from the coding sequence ATGCTGCCGCGTCGATCGAAGCTGTCGGTGTTGGTGTTCCTCGTTCCTCCGCTGCTGCTCTACGGCGTGGCTGTGCTGCTGCCCATCGTGCAGTCGCTGTTCCTCAGCGTGTTCCGCTGGGATGGCATCACCGACATGGTCTTCGTCGGCTTCGACAACTACGCGAAGATGCTCACCCGCGACGATGTCTTCTGGACCGCGTTCGGCAACGCGCTCGGCTATCTCGCGATCTGCCTCGTGCTGCAGCTCGGCGGTGCGCTGATCGTCGCCGGCCTGCTCACGGCCCTCCCGCGGGCACGCGAGCTCGTGAAGACGGTCTACCTGCTCCCGGCGATCATCTCGACGGTCGCGATCGCGTTTCTGTTCCAGCGCATCTACTCGCTCGAACCGGTCGGCCTGCTGAACCAGATCCTCGCGTGGGTCGGGCTCGAGAACCTCCAGAACGCCTGGCTCTCCGACGTGGACACCGTGCTGGCCGCGGTGTCGATCCCCGAGGGATGGCGCTTCACGGGCCTCTACATGCTCATCATCTACGCGGCCCTCATCGCCGTGCCCCGTGAGCTCGAAGAGGCGGCCCGCCTCGACGGCGCCTCGTGGTGGCAGGTGTTCTGGCGCATCCGCTTCCCGTACATCCGCCCGGTGTGGATCACGACCACGATCATGGCGACGACCTTCGCCCTGCGAGGCTTCGACATCCCGTACCTGCTCACCAACGGCGGGCCCGGCCAGTCCTCCGAGCTGCTCACGACCTACATGTACAAGACCGCGTTCGTGCACACCGACTACGGCTACGCCAGCGCGATCTCCGTCTTCATCGTCGTCGAGTGCCTCATCGCCGTCGGCCTCATCTTCCTGCTCCTTCGCCGAAGGGATGACTCATGA
- a CDS encoding carbohydrate ABC transporter permease: MLTPAASPTQPEPRQPRPPRPARPAGRRIRSLSPRLRVQRTILTVTIVLIVIVQVYPLVWLFLTSFRTASDFAGGNAFALPSEWTLDNYARAFATGNLWLNILNSLIVTLGASVLIVVAGMMAAYALEVLGFRFSGLVKALFLLGIIVPVQIALVPLFIDYSQIGLLDTHLSMIIPLAAFALPMSIYLFSSFYEYIPREMYEAASIDGAGPYRIFGQITFPLSANTIITVVLVNSIFIWNDFIFANTFVLSDGLKTIPLGLQNYIGAMGNTDWTATFAAVCVTVTPLLLVFLVLNKAMINGLESGATKG; the protein is encoded by the coding sequence GTGCTCACGCCGGCCGCGTCGCCCACCCAGCCCGAACCGCGGCAGCCGCGGCCGCCGCGTCCGGCGAGGCCCGCAGGGCGACGCATCCGCTCGCTCTCGCCTCGGCTGAGGGTGCAGCGCACCATCTTGACGGTGACGATCGTGCTCATCGTGATCGTGCAGGTGTACCCGCTCGTCTGGCTGTTCCTCACGAGCTTCCGCACGGCGTCGGACTTCGCCGGCGGCAACGCCTTCGCGCTGCCGTCGGAGTGGACGCTCGACAACTATGCGCGGGCGTTCGCCACGGGCAACCTGTGGCTGAACATCCTGAACAGCCTCATCGTCACCCTCGGTGCGAGCGTGCTCATCGTGGTCGCGGGCATGATGGCCGCGTACGCGCTGGAGGTGCTGGGCTTCCGGTTCAGCGGGCTGGTGAAGGCGCTGTTCCTGCTCGGCATCATCGTGCCGGTGCAGATCGCGCTCGTGCCGCTCTTCATCGACTACTCGCAGATCGGGTTGCTCGACACTCACCTGTCGATGATCATCCCGCTGGCGGCGTTCGCGCTGCCGATGTCGATCTACCTGTTCTCGTCGTTCTACGAGTACATCCCGCGCGAGATGTACGAGGCCGCGTCGATCGACGGTGCGGGCCCGTACCGGATCTTCGGCCAGATCACGTTCCCGCTGTCGGCCAATACGATCATCACGGTGGTGCTGGTGAACAGCATCTTCATCTGGAACGACTTCATCTTCGCGAACACCTTCGTGCTGTCCGACGGGCTCAAGACGATCCCGCTCGGCCTGCAGAACTACATCGGAGCGATGGGCAACACCGACTGGACAGCGACGTTCGCCGCCGTCTGCGTGACGGTGACGCCGCTGCTCCTGGTCTTCCTCGTCTT